The Maniola hyperantus chromosome 27, iAphHyp1.2, whole genome shotgun sequence genome has a window encoding:
- the Hr3 gene encoding probable nuclear hormone receptor HR3 isoform X4, translating into MLNMFDMWNSVSTKLEAQSNVQQSQQPHTSGGSIKAQIEIIPCKVCGDKSSGVHYGVITCEGCKGFFRRSQSTVVNYQCPRNKACVVDRVNRNRCQYCRLQKCLKLGMSRDAVKFGRMSKKQREKVEDEVRYFQAQQTRAQADSAPDSVYDTQQQTPSSSDQFHGHYNSYPGYGSPLSSYGYNNPPLNSTMSLQPQPPQYDVTDYADSTTPYEPKQGAFLDTDFIGRDEQKTIRATTSTSTATTSTSTMRQSTINDINRTRAQEFDRYEERIQSPASVISIKQEIKPETSIGVDNLVASYVDSTTFLHSPTNMNSPMDIQNTVLVSGQSSVSLTSEELSPDDLTSSSGHGRLMDPLNMNMSGMGMVNPNAVSNRRHQGSSSSNDDLPSEGDISKVLVKSLAEAHANTNPKLEFIHEMFRKPQDLPKLLFYNSMTYEEMWLDCADKLTAMIQNIIEFAKLIPGFMKLSQDDQILLLKSGSFELAIVRLSRLIDVNREQVLYGDVVLPIRECVHARDPRDITLVTGIFDAAKTIARLKLTETELALYQSLVLLWPERHGVRGNPEIQCLFNMSMAAMRHEIETNHAPLKGDVTVLDTLLAKIPTFRELSLLHLEALCRFKAAHPHHIFPALYKELFSLDSVDYTLHG; encoded by the exons CACAAATCGAGATAATACCATGCAAGGTCTGCGGGGACAAGTCCTCGGGGGTCCACTACGGAGTCATCACCTGCGAGGGCTGCAAGGGGTTCTTCCGCCGCTCGCAGAGCACAG TGGTCAACTACCAGTGCCCGAGGAACAAGGCCTGCGTGGTGGACCGCGTCAACCGGAACCGCTGCCAGTACTGTCGGCTGCAGAAGTGCTTGAAGCTAGGCATGAGCCGTGATG CGGTGAAATTCGGCCGCATGTCAAAGAAACAACGTGAAAAGGTCGAGGACGAGGTCAGATACTTCCAAGCGCAACAGACTCGGGCCCAAGCGGACTCGGCACCCGACTCGGTGTACGACACTCAACAACAGACGCCCAGTTCCAGCGACCAATTCCACGGACACTACAACAG CTACCCCGGCTACGGCTCCCCCCTCTCTTCGTACGGCTACAACAACCCCCCTCTCAACTCCACAATGAGCCTACAACCGCAACCGCCCCAGTATGACGTCACAGACTATGCGGACTCCACAACCCCCTACGAGCCCAAACAGGGCGCCTTCCTCGACACAGACTTCATTGGACGTG ACGAACAAAAAACCATCCGAGCGACAACATCAACTTCAACCGCCACCACATCAACATCAACCATGCGCCAATCAACCATCAACGACATCAACCGCACAAGGGCACAAGAGTTCGACAGATACGAGGAAAGAATCCAATCGCCCGCATCAGTTATAAGCATAAAACAGGAAATCAAACCAGAAACCTCCATAGGAGTTGATAACCTTGTTGCATCTTATGTAGACTCCACAACTTTCCTACATAGTCCAACCAACATGAATAGTCCAATGGATATACAGAACACTGTACTTGTAAGTGGACAAAGCTCAGTATCTCTAACCAGTGAAGAGTTGAGTCCAGATGATTTGACGTCCAGCAGTGGGCATGGAAGGTTGATGGACCCTCTCAACATGAATATGTCTGGAATGGGTATGGTCAACCCTAATGCGGTTTCGAATAGAAGACACCAAGGTTCGAGCAGTTCAAATGACGATTTGCCGT CGGAGGGAGACATCAGTAAGGTGCTGGTGAAGAGTCTTGCCGAAGCACATGCAAATACAAATCCAAAGCTGGAGTTCATACATGAGATGTTCAGGAAACCCCAGGATTTGCCTAA GCTTCTATTCTACAACTCAATGACGTACGAGGAGATGTGGCTGGATTGCGCGGACAAACTGACCGCTATGATACAGAATATCATAGAGTTTGCCAAACTCATCCCCGGCTTCATGAAGCTGAGCCAGGATGATCAGATCCTGCTGCTCAAATCTG GTTCATTTGAGCTAGCCATAGTGCGTCTTTCGCGACTGATCGACGTCAATCGTGAACAAGTTCTATACGGAGATGTCGTTCTGCCAATACGAGAGTGCGTCCACGCGCG TGACCCGCGCGACATAACGCTGGTGACGGGAATCTTCGACGCGGCGAAGACGATCGCGCGGCTCAAGCTCACGGAGACCGAGCTCGCGCTGTATCAGAGTCTCGTGTTGTTGTGGCCTG AACGGCACGGTGTCCGCGGCAACCCCGAGATCCAGTGCCTGTTCAACATGTCCATGGCAGCGATGCGTCATGAGATCGAGACCAACCACGCGCCGCTCAAAGGCGACGTCACAGTGCTAGATACGCTGCTTGCTAAGATACCCACCTTCAG AGAACTGTCTTTGCTGCATTTGGAGGCGCTGTGCCGGTTCAAGGCGGCTCATCCCCACCACATATTTCCAGCGCTGTACAAAGAGCTCTTCTCTCTAGACAGTGTAGACTATACATTACACGGATAA
- the Hr3 gene encoding probable nuclear hormone receptor HR3 isoform X9 produces the protein MLNMFDMWNSVSTKLEAQSNVQQSQQPHTSGGSIKAQIEIIPCKVCGDKSSGVHYGVITCEGCKGFFRRSQSTVVNYQCPRNKACVVDRVNRNRCQYCRLQKCLKLGMSRDAVKFGRMSKKQREKVEDEVRYFQAQQTRAQADSAPDSVYDTQQQTPSSSDQFHGHYNSYPGYGSPLSSYGYNNPPLNSTMSLQPQPPQYDVTDYADSTTPYEPKQGAFLDTDFIGRAEGDISKVLVKSLAEAHANTNPKLEFIHEMFRKPQDLPKLLFYNSMTYEEMWLDCADKLTAMIQNIIEFAKLIPGFMKLSQDDQILLLKSGSFELAIVRLSRLIDVNREQVLYGDVVLPIRECVHARDPRDITLVTGIFDAAKTIARLKLTETELALYQSLVLLWPERHGVRGNPEIQCLFNMSMAAMRHEIETNHAPLKGDVTVLDTLLAKIPTFRELSLLHLEALCRFKAAHPHHIFPALYKELFSLDSVDYTLHG, from the exons CACAAATCGAGATAATACCATGCAAGGTCTGCGGGGACAAGTCCTCGGGGGTCCACTACGGAGTCATCACCTGCGAGGGCTGCAAGGGGTTCTTCCGCCGCTCGCAGAGCACAG TGGTCAACTACCAGTGCCCGAGGAACAAGGCCTGCGTGGTGGACCGCGTCAACCGGAACCGCTGCCAGTACTGTCGGCTGCAGAAGTGCTTGAAGCTAGGCATGAGCCGTGATG CGGTGAAATTCGGCCGCATGTCAAAGAAACAACGTGAAAAGGTCGAGGACGAGGTCAGATACTTCCAAGCGCAACAGACTCGGGCCCAAGCGGACTCGGCACCCGACTCGGTGTACGACACTCAACAACAGACGCCCAGTTCCAGCGACCAATTCCACGGACACTACAACAG CTACCCCGGCTACGGCTCCCCCCTCTCTTCGTACGGCTACAACAACCCCCCTCTCAACTCCACAATGAGCCTACAACCGCAACCGCCCCAGTATGACGTCACAGACTATGCGGACTCCACAACCCCCTACGAGCCCAAACAGGGCGCCTTCCTCGACACAGACTTCATTGGACGTG CGGAGGGAGACATCAGTAAGGTGCTGGTGAAGAGTCTTGCCGAAGCACATGCAAATACAAATCCAAAGCTGGAGTTCATACATGAGATGTTCAGGAAACCCCAGGATTTGCCTAA GCTTCTATTCTACAACTCAATGACGTACGAGGAGATGTGGCTGGATTGCGCGGACAAACTGACCGCTATGATACAGAATATCATAGAGTTTGCCAAACTCATCCCCGGCTTCATGAAGCTGAGCCAGGATGATCAGATCCTGCTGCTCAAATCTG GTTCATTTGAGCTAGCCATAGTGCGTCTTTCGCGACTGATCGACGTCAATCGTGAACAAGTTCTATACGGAGATGTCGTTCTGCCAATACGAGAGTGCGTCCACGCGCG TGACCCGCGCGACATAACGCTGGTGACGGGAATCTTCGACGCGGCGAAGACGATCGCGCGGCTCAAGCTCACGGAGACCGAGCTCGCGCTGTATCAGAGTCTCGTGTTGTTGTGGCCTG AACGGCACGGTGTCCGCGGCAACCCCGAGATCCAGTGCCTGTTCAACATGTCCATGGCAGCGATGCGTCATGAGATCGAGACCAACCACGCGCCGCTCAAAGGCGACGTCACAGTGCTAGATACGCTGCTTGCTAAGATACCCACCTTCAG AGAACTGTCTTTGCTGCATTTGGAGGCGCTGTGCCGGTTCAAGGCGGCTCATCCCCACCACATATTTCCAGCGCTGTACAAAGAGCTCTTCTCTCTAGACAGTGTAGACTATACATTACACGGATAA
- the Hr3 gene encoding probable nuclear hormone receptor HR3 isoform X10, whose protein sequence is MLNMFDMWNSVSTKLEAQSNVQQSQQPHTSAQIEIIPCKVCGDKSSGVHYGVITCEGCKGFFRRSQSTVVNYQCPRNKACVVDRVNRNRCQYCRLQKCLKLGMSRDAVKFGRMSKKQREKVEDEVRYFQAQQTRAQADSAPDSVYDTQQQTPSSSDQFHGHYNSYPGYGSPLSSYGYNNPPLNSTMSLQPQPPQYDVTDYADSTTPYEPKQGAFLDTDFIGRAEGDISKVLVKSLAEAHANTNPKLEFIHEMFRKPQDLPKLLFYNSMTYEEMWLDCADKLTAMIQNIIEFAKLIPGFMKLSQDDQILLLKSGSFELAIVRLSRLIDVNREQVLYGDVVLPIRECVHARDPRDITLVTGIFDAAKTIARLKLTETELALYQSLVLLWPERHGVRGNPEIQCLFNMSMAAMRHEIETNHAPLKGDVTVLDTLLAKIPTFRELSLLHLEALCRFKAAHPHHIFPALYKELFSLDSVDYTLHG, encoded by the exons CACAAATCGAGATAATACCATGCAAGGTCTGCGGGGACAAGTCCTCGGGGGTCCACTACGGAGTCATCACCTGCGAGGGCTGCAAGGGGTTCTTCCGCCGCTCGCAGAGCACAG TGGTCAACTACCAGTGCCCGAGGAACAAGGCCTGCGTGGTGGACCGCGTCAACCGGAACCGCTGCCAGTACTGTCGGCTGCAGAAGTGCTTGAAGCTAGGCATGAGCCGTGATG CGGTGAAATTCGGCCGCATGTCAAAGAAACAACGTGAAAAGGTCGAGGACGAGGTCAGATACTTCCAAGCGCAACAGACTCGGGCCCAAGCGGACTCGGCACCCGACTCGGTGTACGACACTCAACAACAGACGCCCAGTTCCAGCGACCAATTCCACGGACACTACAACAG CTACCCCGGCTACGGCTCCCCCCTCTCTTCGTACGGCTACAACAACCCCCCTCTCAACTCCACAATGAGCCTACAACCGCAACCGCCCCAGTATGACGTCACAGACTATGCGGACTCCACAACCCCCTACGAGCCCAAACAGGGCGCCTTCCTCGACACAGACTTCATTGGACGTG CGGAGGGAGACATCAGTAAGGTGCTGGTGAAGAGTCTTGCCGAAGCACATGCAAATACAAATCCAAAGCTGGAGTTCATACATGAGATGTTCAGGAAACCCCAGGATTTGCCTAA GCTTCTATTCTACAACTCAATGACGTACGAGGAGATGTGGCTGGATTGCGCGGACAAACTGACCGCTATGATACAGAATATCATAGAGTTTGCCAAACTCATCCCCGGCTTCATGAAGCTGAGCCAGGATGATCAGATCCTGCTGCTCAAATCTG GTTCATTTGAGCTAGCCATAGTGCGTCTTTCGCGACTGATCGACGTCAATCGTGAACAAGTTCTATACGGAGATGTCGTTCTGCCAATACGAGAGTGCGTCCACGCGCG TGACCCGCGCGACATAACGCTGGTGACGGGAATCTTCGACGCGGCGAAGACGATCGCGCGGCTCAAGCTCACGGAGACCGAGCTCGCGCTGTATCAGAGTCTCGTGTTGTTGTGGCCTG AACGGCACGGTGTCCGCGGCAACCCCGAGATCCAGTGCCTGTTCAACATGTCCATGGCAGCGATGCGTCATGAGATCGAGACCAACCACGCGCCGCTCAAAGGCGACGTCACAGTGCTAGATACGCTGCTTGCTAAGATACCCACCTTCAG AGAACTGTCTTTGCTGCATTTGGAGGCGCTGTGCCGGTTCAAGGCGGCTCATCCCCACCACATATTTCCAGCGCTGTACAAAGAGCTCTTCTCTCTAGACAGTGTAGACTATACATTACACGGATAA
- the Hr3 gene encoding probable nuclear hormone receptor HR3 isoform X5 yields MLNMFDMWNSVSTKLEAQSNVQQSQQPHTSAQIEIIPCKVCGDKSSGVHYGVITCEGCKGFFRRSQSTVVNYQCPRNKACVVDRVNRNRCQYCRLQKCLKLGMSRDAVKFGRMSKKQREKVEDEVRYFQAQQTRAQADSAPDSVYDTQQQTPSSSDQFHGHYNSYPGYGSPLSSYGYNNPPLNSTMSLQPQPPQYDVTDYADSTTPYEPKQGAFLDTDFIGRDEQKTIRATTSTSTATTSTSTMRQSTINDINRTRAQEFDRYEERIQSPASVISIKQEIKPETSIGVDNLVASYVDSTTFLHSPTNMNSPMDIQNTVLVSGQSSVSLTSEELSPDDLTSSSGHGRLMDPLNMNMSGMGMVNPNAVSNRRHQGSSSSNDDLPSEGDISKVLVKSLAEAHANTNPKLEFIHEMFRKPQDLPKLLFYNSMTYEEMWLDCADKLTAMIQNIIEFAKLIPGFMKLSQDDQILLLKSGSFELAIVRLSRLIDVNREQVLYGDVVLPIRECVHARDPRDITLVTGIFDAAKTIARLKLTETELALYQSLVLLWPERHGVRGNPEIQCLFNMSMAAMRHEIETNHAPLKGDVTVLDTLLAKIPTFRELSLLHLEALCRFKAAHPHHIFPALYKELFSLDSVDYTLHG; encoded by the exons CACAAATCGAGATAATACCATGCAAGGTCTGCGGGGACAAGTCCTCGGGGGTCCACTACGGAGTCATCACCTGCGAGGGCTGCAAGGGGTTCTTCCGCCGCTCGCAGAGCACAG TGGTCAACTACCAGTGCCCGAGGAACAAGGCCTGCGTGGTGGACCGCGTCAACCGGAACCGCTGCCAGTACTGTCGGCTGCAGAAGTGCTTGAAGCTAGGCATGAGCCGTGATG CGGTGAAATTCGGCCGCATGTCAAAGAAACAACGTGAAAAGGTCGAGGACGAGGTCAGATACTTCCAAGCGCAACAGACTCGGGCCCAAGCGGACTCGGCACCCGACTCGGTGTACGACACTCAACAACAGACGCCCAGTTCCAGCGACCAATTCCACGGACACTACAACAG CTACCCCGGCTACGGCTCCCCCCTCTCTTCGTACGGCTACAACAACCCCCCTCTCAACTCCACAATGAGCCTACAACCGCAACCGCCCCAGTATGACGTCACAGACTATGCGGACTCCACAACCCCCTACGAGCCCAAACAGGGCGCCTTCCTCGACACAGACTTCATTGGACGTG ACGAACAAAAAACCATCCGAGCGACAACATCAACTTCAACCGCCACCACATCAACATCAACCATGCGCCAATCAACCATCAACGACATCAACCGCACAAGGGCACAAGAGTTCGACAGATACGAGGAAAGAATCCAATCGCCCGCATCAGTTATAAGCATAAAACAGGAAATCAAACCAGAAACCTCCATAGGAGTTGATAACCTTGTTGCATCTTATGTAGACTCCACAACTTTCCTACATAGTCCAACCAACATGAATAGTCCAATGGATATACAGAACACTGTACTTGTAAGTGGACAAAGCTCAGTATCTCTAACCAGTGAAGAGTTGAGTCCAGATGATTTGACGTCCAGCAGTGGGCATGGAAGGTTGATGGACCCTCTCAACATGAATATGTCTGGAATGGGTATGGTCAACCCTAATGCGGTTTCGAATAGAAGACACCAAGGTTCGAGCAGTTCAAATGACGATTTGCCGT CGGAGGGAGACATCAGTAAGGTGCTGGTGAAGAGTCTTGCCGAAGCACATGCAAATACAAATCCAAAGCTGGAGTTCATACATGAGATGTTCAGGAAACCCCAGGATTTGCCTAA GCTTCTATTCTACAACTCAATGACGTACGAGGAGATGTGGCTGGATTGCGCGGACAAACTGACCGCTATGATACAGAATATCATAGAGTTTGCCAAACTCATCCCCGGCTTCATGAAGCTGAGCCAGGATGATCAGATCCTGCTGCTCAAATCTG GTTCATTTGAGCTAGCCATAGTGCGTCTTTCGCGACTGATCGACGTCAATCGTGAACAAGTTCTATACGGAGATGTCGTTCTGCCAATACGAGAGTGCGTCCACGCGCG TGACCCGCGCGACATAACGCTGGTGACGGGAATCTTCGACGCGGCGAAGACGATCGCGCGGCTCAAGCTCACGGAGACCGAGCTCGCGCTGTATCAGAGTCTCGTGTTGTTGTGGCCTG AACGGCACGGTGTCCGCGGCAACCCCGAGATCCAGTGCCTGTTCAACATGTCCATGGCAGCGATGCGTCATGAGATCGAGACCAACCACGCGCCGCTCAAAGGCGACGTCACAGTGCTAGATACGCTGCTTGCTAAGATACCCACCTTCAG AGAACTGTCTTTGCTGCATTTGGAGGCGCTGTGCCGGTTCAAGGCGGCTCATCCCCACCACATATTTCCAGCGCTGTACAAAGAGCTCTTCTCTCTAGACAGTGTAGACTATACATTACACGGATAA